In Vicinamibacterales bacterium, the following are encoded in one genomic region:
- a CDS encoding ATP-binding protein: MACLHCGDTGWKPVEAEGVQQVVRCDCWREALSGKLLDDARIPPRYRKCSLDGFVVYPNEKLQKAVVRAQAFTDAFPVVEQGLFFVGPPGIGKTHLAVAVLRAVIQRSGARGLFYDTRELLRLIRSTYNPVVRATESDVLRPVIESELLVLDDLGAEKTSEWVDETLNLIVNTRYNERRPTIFTSNYEEYPENLGDSLIDQVGFRMHSRLHEMCEFLEFRGADYRFYDASKGPATAADLLNMYKNPPSRPRGTGRRASGQLKARFREGKTDVRWPGGKAGTS; this comes from the coding sequence ATGGCTTGTCTACACTGTGGTGATACCGGATGGAAACCCGTCGAGGCGGAGGGCGTTCAGCAGGTCGTTCGATGCGACTGCTGGCGAGAAGCACTTTCCGGTAAGTTGCTTGACGACGCACGAATTCCACCGAGGTATCGGAAATGTAGCCTCGACGGGTTTGTTGTCTACCCAAACGAAAAGTTGCAGAAGGCTGTAGTGCGGGCACAGGCGTTTACCGACGCCTTTCCAGTGGTTGAGCAGGGATTGTTTTTTGTCGGACCGCCGGGCATTGGCAAGACCCATCTAGCCGTCGCTGTTCTTCGAGCGGTTATCCAGCGGAGTGGTGCGCGGGGACTCTTCTATGACACACGGGAATTGCTCCGTCTCATCCGGAGTACCTATAACCCGGTGGTTCGCGCGACTGAATCGGATGTACTACGGCCAGTTATTGAATCCGAGCTTCTCGTGCTGGACGATCTTGGCGCTGAAAAGACCTCTGAATGGGTTGACGAAACGCTGAACCTGATTGTCAATACGAGGTATAACGAGCGCCGACCCACTATCTTTACCTCCAATTATGAGGAGTACCCTGAAAACCTAGGAGATTCTCTGATTGACCAGGTAGGTTTCCGGATGCACTCCCGTCTGCACGAAATGTGCGAGTTTCTTGAGTTTAGAGGTGCCGACTACCGTTTCTATGACGCTTCGAAGGGCCCTGCGACGGCCGCGGACCTTCTCAACATGTACAAGAATCCGCCAAGTCGACCCCGAGGGACTGGACGGCGGGCTTCCGGTCAACTTAAGGCGAGGTTTCGTGAGGGCAAGACGGACGTTCGTTGGCCGGGAGGAAAGGCAGGTACGTCGTGA
- a CDS encoding helix-turn-helix transcriptional regulator, which produces MPKTQASEAHYMISAVAQKYNIHPQTLRLYEREGLLKPSRTDGNTRLYGEEDLEQLETILALTRDLGVNMAGVEIILNMREKIEKMQLEVNEFVAYVKQELERGLGDWEQRLGTALVKASPTDLVRASSVRPADPSARGEQNSSRSRS; this is translated from the coding sequence ATGCCAAAGACACAAGCAAGTGAAGCACACTACATGATCAGCGCCGTCGCGCAGAAATATAATATTCATCCGCAAACCCTTCGTCTGTATGAGCGCGAGGGTCTCCTCAAGCCGTCTCGTACTGATGGAAACACAAGGCTGTATGGTGAAGAAGACCTCGAGCAGCTGGAAACAATACTCGCATTGACCCGTGACCTGGGTGTCAACATGGCGGGTGTTGAAATTATTCTGAACATGCGAGAAAAAATTGAAAAGATGCAGCTGGAGGTTAACGAATTCGTCGCGTATGTGAAACAGGAACTCGAGAGAGGTCTTGGTGATTGGGAACAGCGCCTTGGAACGGCTTTGGTCAAAGCTTCGCCGACTGACCTTGTCCGTGCATCCTCAGTGAGGCCTGCTGACCCATCAGCCCGTGGCGAACAGAACTCAAGTCGATCACGTTCCTGA
- the dnaJ gene encoding molecular chaperone DnaJ: MDLYIILGLERSATLSDVRRAYRRLARKYHPGINPGDRNSASVFSRVTEAYQVLSDPEQRRRYDSRGSLTDTLPESSFEFQGFDFSGSAEGESASTFGDLFADVLRTDDRADGVAADGTDLHLSIRISFNESMRGTERAVTVARLNRCDDCRGSGVLRMVEGRCAACRGTGRVRWVRGHMVFSRTCVHCGGSGRQEHRACLRCEGSGAVQGSESVRVRIPAGVDDGGRVRVPKRGHVGRRGGRSGDLYLTVEVEPHPLFTREGKDLHLVLPVAVYEAALGAKIEVPTLDGRGNIRIPPGTQSGQRFRLRGRGVPDFRDRDHAGDLVVEVQLVLPRVVDERSKALLREFAELNEGNVREDF; this comes from the coding sequence ATGGACCTCTACATCATCCTCGGTCTTGAGCGGAGCGCAACACTGAGCGACGTTAGGCGTGCTTATCGCCGACTCGCCCGCAAGTACCATCCCGGTATCAACCCAGGTGACCGTAATTCAGCGAGTGTCTTTAGCCGTGTTACCGAGGCCTATCAAGTTCTCAGCGATCCCGAACAACGACGGCGCTATGACAGCCGCGGCAGCTTGACCGACACCCTGCCCGAATCGTCGTTTGAGTTTCAAGGATTTGACTTCTCAGGTTCTGCGGAGGGTGAGTCGGCTTCAACATTCGGTGATCTTTTTGCCGATGTTTTGCGGACCGACGACCGGGCAGATGGGGTAGCGGCCGATGGGACCGATTTACACCTGTCCATTCGAATTAGCTTCAACGAGTCGATGCGCGGGACTGAACGCGCGGTGACGGTGGCCCGACTTAATCGATGCGATGACTGTCGGGGCTCTGGCGTGCTACGAATGGTCGAAGGTCGCTGCGCTGCATGTCGTGGTACGGGTAGGGTGCGGTGGGTTCGTGGGCACATGGTTTTTTCGCGGACTTGTGTGCATTGTGGAGGCTCTGGCCGTCAAGAGCATCGTGCTTGTCTGCGGTGCGAGGGTAGCGGCGCGGTCCAGGGTTCGGAATCCGTCCGTGTACGTATTCCAGCCGGTGTCGACGACGGTGGACGGGTCAGAGTGCCGAAGCGCGGGCACGTGGGTCGTCGCGGTGGAAGATCCGGAGACCTGTATCTCACGGTTGAAGTCGAGCCGCACCCACTGTTTACCCGCGAGGGAAAGGACCTACATCTCGTGTTACCCGTCGCGGTTTATGAGGCCGCACTGGGAGCGAAGATTGAGGTGCCTACCTTGGATGGCCGTGGAAATATCAGAATTCCGCCTGGTACTCAGTCGGGGCAGCGCTTCCGCCTGCGTGGTCGGGGTGTGCCGGATTTTCGGGATCGTGACCATGCTGGCGATCTTGTAGTGGAGGTCCAGTTGGTATTGCCACGAGTTGTAGATGAGCGATCGAAGGCATTGTTACGCGAATTCGCCGAACTCAACGAGGGCAATGTGCGTGAGGATTTTTAG
- the dnaK gene encoding molecular chaperone DnaK: MSKIIGIDLGTTNSVVAVIEGGEPVVITNPEGNRLTPSVVGFTSAEERLSGQVAKRQAVTNPENTVFSIKRFMGRKADEVTEEMTMVPYSVVAGSNGDVRIKISGRDEPYTPPQISAMVLQKLRQAAEAYLGQEVTQAVITVPAYFNDAQRQATKDAGQIAGLEVMRIVNEPTAAALAYGLDKKADETIAVFDFGGGTFDISILEVGEGVVEVKATNGDTHLGGDNLDQRVIDWIVAEFRKETGIDLSKDRMALQRLKEAAEKAKTELSTVKETDINLPFITADQSGPKHLAMKLTRAKFEQLVEELLQKVVGPVKQALADAGLEASKIDEVVLVGGSTRVPRVQEIVKELFGKEPHRGVNPDEVVAVGAAIQAGVLAGEVKDLLLLDVTPLSLGIETLGGVSTSLISRNTTIPTHKSEVFSTAADNQTSVEVHVLQGERPLARDNRTLGKFHLVGLPPAPRGIPQIEVAFDIDANGIVNVSAKDRGTGKEQKITITSSGGLKQEEVDQMMKEAELHAEDDKKQHEEIETRNKADQAVYGAERMLQDSGDKLSETEKSAVEAAIADVKQALEGGETEAVVQAMEKLNTAQHKAAETLYKAGQEAETPAPDAEATADTSSNADASSDGDVIDAEVVEDEKK, from the coding sequence ATGAGCAAAATTATTGGTATTGACCTTGGCACGACAAACTCGGTTGTCGCCGTGATTGAGGGCGGCGAACCTGTGGTTATCACAAATCCCGAAGGGAACCGTCTGACGCCCTCGGTTGTTGGTTTCACGTCGGCCGAGGAGCGATTGAGTGGACAGGTTGCGAAACGCCAAGCCGTGACGAATCCAGAAAACACGGTTTTTTCAATCAAGAGATTTATGGGGCGCAAAGCGGACGAGGTGACCGAGGAGATGACGATGGTCCCTTACTCGGTTGTTGCTGGATCCAACGGCGACGTGCGTATCAAAATCAGTGGTCGAGACGAGCCGTATACCCCGCCGCAAATTTCAGCGATGGTTCTCCAAAAACTGCGACAAGCTGCCGAGGCCTATCTTGGCCAGGAGGTCACGCAGGCTGTCATCACGGTACCCGCCTACTTCAATGACGCCCAGCGGCAAGCCACTAAAGATGCTGGCCAGATCGCTGGTCTTGAGGTGATGCGGATTGTCAATGAGCCGACAGCCGCTGCCTTGGCCTACGGGTTGGACAAGAAGGCTGACGAGACGATCGCGGTGTTCGATTTTGGCGGCGGCACCTTCGACATTTCGATTCTGGAGGTAGGCGAGGGGGTTGTAGAGGTCAAAGCTACGAACGGTGACACTCACCTAGGTGGAGACAATCTCGATCAACGCGTTATCGACTGGATCGTTGCCGAATTCAGGAAAGAAACAGGGATTGATCTAAGCAAGGATCGTATGGCACTCCAACGTCTCAAGGAGGCTGCAGAAAAGGCTAAGACGGAACTTTCGACTGTCAAGGAGACCGACATCAATTTGCCGTTCATAACGGCCGATCAGTCTGGACCAAAGCATTTAGCGATGAAGTTAACGCGTGCGAAATTTGAACAATTGGTTGAGGAGTTGCTTCAAAAGGTTGTTGGTCCTGTCAAACAGGCACTTGCTGATGCCGGTCTGGAGGCGTCGAAAATTGACGAAGTGGTGCTGGTTGGAGGGTCGACCCGCGTGCCGAGGGTTCAGGAGATCGTTAAGGAGCTGTTCGGCAAGGAGCCGCATCGAGGTGTCAACCCGGACGAAGTAGTGGCCGTCGGCGCAGCTATCCAAGCCGGTGTGTTAGCGGGTGAAGTAAAAGATCTCCTGCTGCTTGATGTGACGCCGCTCTCTTTGGGCATAGAGACGCTAGGCGGGGTTTCTACATCGTTGATTTCACGGAACACTACTATCCCTACTCATAAGAGTGAGGTGTTCTCCACGGCTGCTGACAATCAAACCAGTGTTGAGGTGCACGTGCTGCAGGGAGAACGGCCTTTGGCCCGCGATAATAGAACCCTGGGCAAGTTTCATCTCGTGGGTCTACCACCAGCACCGCGTGGCATACCCCAGATTGAAGTTGCTTTCGATATTGATGCGAACGGTATAGTCAACGTTTCGGCAAAAGATCGAGGCACAGGAAAGGAACAAAAGATTACGATTACGTCGTCTGGCGGTCTCAAGCAGGAAGAAGTCGATCAGATGATGAAAGAGGCTGAACTGCACGCTGAGGACGATAAGAAGCAGCATGAAGAAATCGAGACCCGCAACAAGGCTGACCAGGCCGTTTACGGGGCTGAGCGGATGCTGCAGGACAGTGGTGACAAACTTTCGGAAACTGAAAAGTCCGCCGTTGAAGCCGCGATCGCTGATGTGAAACAAGCGCTCGAGGGTGGTGAGACTGAAGCAGTTGTGCAGGCAATGGAAAAATTGAACACGGCGCAGCACAAAGCGGCTGAGACGCTGTATAAGGCAGGTCAGGAGGCTGAGACCCCGGCGCCTGATGCCGAGGCCACGGCGGACACGTCGTCGAATGCGGATGCGTCTTCCGACGGAGATGTGATTGACGCCGAAGTCGTTGAGGACGAAAAGAAATAA
- a CDS encoding PBP1A family penicillin-binding protein: MPRYLIRITRRASIIAIFVGIAILGTVSGVLFAFAGDLPQITALDDYAPSVITRVYAANGEVVTEFATQRRIVIAYEDMAPRLREAIVAAEDGGFNSHFGISIPRLAITIVRDIMNQRLYGASTITQQLARNLFLTLDKTWERKIKELLLTFQIEKRYTKREILTMYCNQVLFGHGAFGVEAASRMYFDKSADELDLAEASLLAGIIQLPARQSPFVNLELASTRRNYVLGRMEDDGYITAEEAAIVRNTPIEVTDRRGEASIAPYFVEEVRQHLESNYGAKQLYEGGLSVHTTLDIGLQHAANEAVRAGLHRLDKRRGFRGPIENVLETTTTSIEVYEHPQWRRPTTPGDHVPAVVTSVSENQIDFRLGRYSGTIEQDGFRWTRKSAPQFLKIGDLVLVEVLSVNNEALTLSASLDQEPVAEAALIAIENRTGRILAMVGGYNFERSKFNRAVQAQRQLGSLFKPLLYATAIDRGYTPTSIIVDEPISFPAGPDQPEYEPRNYDLEFEGPVTLRHALEDSRNIPAVQMMAELGPEQVVEYAKRMGFASDLPPFLSVALGAAESTLLEITTAYAIFPNQGVRLEPFQVLRVMDRDGNTIEDNRPSAYEALPADTSFIMTSLLRGVVERGTGQQAKVLDWPLAGKTGTVDEYTDAWFVGYDPDVTVGVWVGHDQKMTLGPQEEGARAALPIWIDFMRAYIGDRTDRPEFLQPVNIVHLSVNRLTGDITEPSAPDAIRETFIAGTEPNITF; encoded by the coding sequence TTGCCTCGTTATCTCATTCGTATCACTCGCAGGGCTAGCATAATCGCGATATTTGTCGGCATAGCGATTCTGGGGACTGTTAGCGGTGTCCTGTTCGCATTCGCTGGTGACCTTCCACAGATCACTGCACTTGACGATTACGCCCCGAGTGTCATCACGCGCGTCTACGCAGCCAATGGAGAAGTGGTAACCGAATTTGCAACTCAGAGAAGGATTGTTATTGCCTATGAGGATATGGCTCCACGCCTCCGAGAGGCGATCGTGGCGGCAGAGGACGGTGGTTTCAACAGCCATTTCGGAATTAGCATTCCCCGCCTCGCCATCACGATTGTACGGGACATCATGAACCAGCGTCTTTATGGTGCGAGTACGATAACGCAGCAGCTAGCGCGCAATCTATTCCTAACCCTTGATAAGACCTGGGAGAGGAAAATTAAGGAACTCCTGCTCACCTTTCAGATCGAGAAGAGGTACACCAAGCGGGAAATTCTTACGATGTATTGCAACCAGGTTCTCTTCGGCCATGGCGCTTTCGGCGTTGAAGCCGCATCTAGGATGTACTTCGACAAATCAGCCGATGAACTCGACCTCGCCGAAGCCTCACTCCTCGCTGGCATCATTCAATTACCGGCACGACAGAGTCCTTTCGTTAACCTCGAACTGGCAAGCACGAGACGTAACTACGTTTTAGGAAGGATGGAGGATGACGGATACATAACAGCTGAGGAGGCTGCCATCGTAAGAAACACACCGATCGAGGTCACCGACCGACGAGGCGAGGCATCAATTGCACCATACTTCGTCGAGGAAGTCAGGCAGCATCTCGAGAGTAATTACGGTGCTAAACAACTGTATGAGGGCGGTCTTTCAGTGCACACGACTCTAGACATCGGCCTTCAGCACGCCGCCAACGAAGCGGTACGTGCGGGCCTCCACCGTCTTGATAAGCGGCGTGGCTTCCGCGGACCGATAGAGAACGTACTCGAAACCACCACTACATCGATCGAAGTCTATGAGCACCCTCAGTGGCGCCGCCCAACGACTCCTGGCGACCATGTGCCGGCCGTCGTCACCAGCGTTTCGGAAAACCAAATTGATTTTCGCCTCGGACGCTACAGCGGCACAATCGAACAAGATGGTTTTCGTTGGACTCGGAAATCAGCACCACAGTTCCTCAAGATCGGCGATCTCGTGCTCGTCGAAGTTTTATCAGTCAACAACGAGGCCCTGACGCTCTCTGCCTCTCTCGACCAGGAACCGGTTGCAGAAGCTGCACTGATTGCCATTGAGAACCGCACGGGTCGTATCCTGGCCATGGTCGGCGGCTATAACTTCGAGCGAAGCAAGTTCAATCGAGCCGTGCAGGCTCAACGCCAACTCGGGTCACTGTTCAAGCCACTCCTTTACGCGACAGCCATCGATCGAGGCTACACGCCGACATCAATTATCGTTGACGAACCTATTAGCTTTCCGGCCGGGCCGGACCAGCCTGAGTACGAGCCTCGCAACTATGACCTCGAGTTCGAAGGACCAGTAACACTCCGACATGCACTTGAAGATTCTCGAAACATTCCAGCGGTGCAAATGATGGCCGAATTGGGCCCTGAACAAGTCGTTGAGTATGCCAAACGTATGGGCTTCGCTTCCGATCTTCCACCGTTTCTCTCGGTCGCACTCGGTGCAGCTGAGAGTACACTTTTGGAAATTACGACCGCCTATGCAATCTTCCCCAATCAAGGTGTTCGGCTCGAACCGTTTCAAGTGTTAAGGGTAATGGATCGGGATGGTAACACCATTGAAGACAATCGGCCTAGCGCGTACGAGGCACTTCCCGCAGACACGTCATTCATCATGACAAGTCTGTTACGTGGCGTCGTGGAACGGGGAACGGGTCAGCAGGCAAAGGTGCTCGATTGGCCACTTGCTGGGAAAACTGGAACAGTGGACGAATACACTGACGCGTGGTTTGTAGGATATGACCCGGATGTGACTGTTGGCGTGTGGGTCGGCCACGATCAGAAGATGACTTTAGGGCCACAAGAAGAGGGTGCTCGCGCAGCACTGCCAATCTGGATCGACTTTATGCGAGCTTACATTGGTGACAGAACAGATCGACCGGAATTCCTTCAACCCGTAAACATCGTTCACTTGTCTGTTAATCGTCTGACCGGTGACATCACGGAACCTTCTGCGCCGGACGCCATCCGTGAAACGTTTATCGCGGGCACCGAGCCTAACATCACCTTCTAG
- the prfB gene encoding peptide chain release factor 2 (programmed frameshift), with the protein MSATREEQFSRYQDLIKRAKDLRGYLDAASSVGELAKLESQAAAPDFWKDQMAAQRVLQRQRRLKDDRVLVDSLQQRSEDLSVLIDWAEQGEPVDDDLNRALDELNVEVEAAEIKRMLGGEHDRKSAILTIHPGAGGTESQDWAEMLLRLYLRWTEQRGFSREVIDLQPGDEAGIKSVTLTVNGDYAYGLLLAEAGVHRLVRISPYDQAGRRHTSFASVFVWPELPDDVEVEIEDKDLRIDTYRSSGAGGQHVNVTDSAVRITHIPTGIVVSCQNERSQHRNRDSAMKVLRARLYDMKLREQQAKLEQIGGEKKEIAFGNQIRSYVLHPYRLIKDHRTKMEVGDVDSVLDGQLDGFIKAYLMQKASGTLGKPADDE; encoded by the exons GTGTCTGCGACGCGTGAAGAACAATTTTCTCGGTATCAAGATTTAATTAAGCGGGCGAAGGATTTGCGGGGTTATCTT GACGCTGCTAGTTCAGTGGGCGAACTCGCCAAGTTGGAATCCCAGGCGGCCGCGCCAGACTTTTGGAAGGACCAGATGGCGGCCCAGCGTGTGCTTCAGCGCCAGCGGAGGCTCAAGGATGATCGGGTGCTCGTCGACTCACTACAGCAGCGTAGCGAGGATCTCTCGGTACTAATTGACTGGGCCGAGCAAGGTGAGCCTGTTGATGATGACCTAAACCGAGCTCTCGATGAGTTGAACGTTGAGGTTGAGGCCGCTGAAATAAAGCGGATGCTAGGTGGCGAGCACGATCGTAAGAGTGCCATTCTTACAATTCATCCAGGTGCTGGCGGTACTGAATCCCAGGATTGGGCTGAGATGCTGCTCCGACTCTATCTGCGTTGGACTGAGCAGCGTGGATTCAGCCGCGAAGTAATCGACCTCCAACCGGGCGACGAAGCTGGGATCAAAAGCGTTACATTGACGGTAAACGGTGATTATGCCTATGGCCTGCTACTGGCCGAAGCCGGTGTGCATCGACTTGTGCGGATCTCTCCGTACGACCAGGCAGGCCGTCGACATACTTCGTTCGCCTCTGTTTTTGTCTGGCCTGAATTACCCGATGACGTTGAGGTCGAGATCGAAGACAAGGACCTTCGTATTGACACCTATCGTTCAAGTGGCGCCGGTGGTCAGCACGTGAACGTGACTGATTCCGCTGTACGAATCACCCACATTCCAACTGGTATTGTTGTTTCGTGTCAGAACGAACGGTCGCAGCATCGCAACCGTGACTCGGCCATGAAGGTATTGCGCGCGCGACTTTACGATATGAAGTTAAGAGAACAGCAAGCTAAACTGGAACAAATCGGTGGCGAGAAAAAAGAGATTGCATTTGGCAACCAGATCCGGAGCTACGTGCTACATCCGTACCGGTTGATCAAGGACCACAGGACTAAGATGGAGGTGGGCGACGTAGACAGTGTGCTAGATGGGCAACTCGACGGTTTTATCAAGGCCTATTTGATGCAGAAGGCCTCTGGAACGTTAGGGAAGCCGGCAGACGACGAGTAG